Proteins encoded by one window of Erwinia pyrifoliae DSM 12163:
- a CDS encoding M20 family metallopeptidase — MKAKLFFLLLMLSGVNYIPAASATLSTHEEALVNYIDRHKADQLKLLENMVNINSGTENSQGVKKMGEMVRPEFESMGFKTQWVDLPATMKHAGSLVATHSGSGKRILLIGHLDTVFPINSPFQSFTLSADQKFATGPGVIDDKGGVVTLLYALKALKHAGKLNNANITVVLTGDEEQAAKPTEISRQALREAAQGSDIALGFEFSLAEDQLVTNRRGLSEWYLSSTGKSRHSSTVFGPESGDGAIYETARVLNAFRTAFAETSVASGLTLNPGLILGGQMVSEDVQQNTGNASGKKTVIAAQTLVHGDLRFYSEDQKNKAEQKMREIAGTSLPLTSSQLTFKDIMPAMPETDGNRQLLAQFSAINTALGGPQLKSVPAAERGGSDVSYIAQTVSASIDGLGPWGKGAHGLNETLEVASLPVASKRAAIFISRYLAR, encoded by the coding sequence GTGAAAGCTAAATTATTTTTTTTGCTATTAATGCTGTCCGGCGTCAACTACATACCGGCAGCCAGTGCAACGTTGAGTACCCATGAAGAGGCTTTAGTCAATTACATCGATCGGCATAAAGCAGACCAGCTCAAATTATTAGAGAACATGGTGAATATCAATAGCGGCACGGAAAACAGCCAGGGAGTGAAAAAAATGGGGGAAATGGTGCGGCCTGAGTTCGAGAGCATGGGCTTTAAAACCCAATGGGTCGACCTGCCCGCAACCATGAAACACGCGGGCAGTTTAGTGGCGACCCATAGCGGGTCGGGGAAGCGGATCCTGCTGATCGGCCACCTGGATACGGTTTTCCCCATCAACAGTCCCTTTCAGTCATTTACGCTTTCTGCAGATCAAAAATTCGCGACCGGGCCTGGCGTTATCGATGATAAAGGTGGCGTAGTGACTCTGTTATATGCGCTGAAAGCGCTGAAGCACGCCGGTAAATTAAACAATGCCAATATTACCGTGGTGCTTACCGGTGATGAGGAGCAGGCGGCGAAACCCACCGAAATCTCACGTCAGGCACTGCGTGAAGCCGCTCAGGGCAGCGATATTGCGTTAGGGTTCGAGTTTTCTCTGGCTGAAGATCAGCTGGTGACAAACAGAAGAGGATTGAGCGAATGGTATCTTTCCAGCACGGGTAAATCACGCCATTCATCCACCGTATTCGGCCCGGAGTCGGGAGATGGTGCCATTTATGAAACTGCGCGGGTATTGAACGCGTTTCGGACGGCCTTTGCAGAGACCTCCGTGGCGTCCGGATTAACGCTTAATCCGGGGCTTATTCTTGGCGGACAGATGGTCAGTGAAGATGTACAGCAAAATACCGGTAACGCCAGCGGTAAGAAAACCGTTATTGCCGCACAAACTCTGGTGCATGGCGACTTGCGTTTTTATTCCGAGGATCAAAAAAACAAGGCAGAGCAGAAAATGCGTGAAATTGCCGGCACCTCGTTACCGCTTACCTCCAGCCAGTTGACATTCAAAGACATCATGCCGGCCATGCCGGAGACCGATGGCAACAGGCAGCTGTTAGCTCAGTTCAGCGCCATCAACACCGCGCTGGGTGGGCCGCAGCTGAAGTCTGTGCCGGCGGCTGAACGTGGTGGTTCAGATGTTTCGTACATTGCGCAAACTGTTTCAGCCAGTATTGACGGTCTGGGCCCGTGGGGTAAAGGCGCGCACGGTTTAAATGAGACGCTGGAAGTGGCTTCCCTCCCTGTCGCGAGCAAAAGAGCGGCCATCTTTATCAGCCGTTATCTGGCTCGGTAA
- a CDS encoding DUF1158 family protein: MKNPFETFLMPMGTLLLGFLSALLLPAPWFGLALTHKLVAVFHLEDIGQLYTLVFCLWFLVLGALEYYVIRFIWLRFIHPQE, from the coding sequence ATGAAAAACCCGTTTGAAACGTTCCTGATGCCAATGGGCACCCTGCTGCTTGGCTTTCTCTCCGCGCTGCTGCTGCCCGCGCCGTGGTTCGGCCTGGCGCTAACGCATAAGCTGGTGGCGGTTTTCCATCTGGAGGATATCGGCCAGCTGTATACGCTGGTGTTTTGCCTGTGGTTTCTGGTACTTGGCGCGCTGGAATATTATGTGATTCGCTTTATCTGGCTACGATTTATCCATCCACAGGAATAG
- the mntP gene encoding manganese efflux pump MntP: protein MNLYATLILAFAMSMDAFAAAIGKGASLHRPTLKEALRTGLIFGVIEALTPLVGWAMGIAASQYVMAWDHWVAFGLLFILGARMIAEGIRKKECKAEEAPNSHGFWLLACTAVATSLDAMAVGVGLAFLQVNIVTTALAIGASTMIMATTGILLGRFLGPVMGKWAEIFGGVVLIGIGSSILVQHLGLMG, encoded by the coding sequence ATGAACCTATATGCAACCCTGATTCTGGCTTTTGCTATGTCGATGGACGCTTTCGCCGCCGCTATCGGTAAAGGGGCCAGTCTGCATCGTCCGACTTTGAAAGAAGCTCTGCGCACCGGGCTGATTTTCGGCGTGATTGAAGCACTGACCCCGCTGGTGGGCTGGGCGATGGGTATTGCCGCCAGCCAGTATGTGATGGCGTGGGATCACTGGGTAGCGTTTGGACTGCTGTTTATTCTCGGCGCGCGTATGATCGCTGAAGGAATACGTAAGAAAGAGTGCAAAGCGGAAGAAGCGCCGAACAGCCACGGTTTCTGGCTGCTGGCCTGTACAGCAGTAGCAACCAGTCTTGATGCGATGGCGGTTGGCGTTGGCCTGGCGTTCTTGCAGGTCAATATTGTTACCACCGCGCTGGCCATCGGCGCGTCGACCATGATCATGGCCACAACAGGTATTCTGCTTGGCCGCTTCCTCGGCCCGGTGATGGGCAAATGGGCCGAGATTTTTGGCGGTGTGGTGTTGATTGGTATCGGCAGCAGCATTCTGGTGCAACACCTTGGGCTGATGGGTTAA